The region GAAATCGGACATCAGCTTGTCGAGATGTACGCGCTCCTGGGCCAGCCGGGCAAGCGAGTCGTAGGGCAGGAAGGGATTGGCTGATTGCTCAGCGGCGATGGGGGTCAGTTCGAAGGGGGGCGAGACCGCTAGGGTGGGCGCCTCGGTGCTCTCAGATTCGATGAATACATCCTGCAATAGCGGTATGTCGAGTTCCGACAGGTCCAACCCCTCCTCGGAATGCACGTCCGGGTGTTCATCCAGCAGCGTGCGGATGGACTCTAGGTCCTGCAGCAGGCGTGAGGGTTCGTCGGAATCGTGCGTCATGATCACTGCGCCATGCGAATTGGATGGGAGTTCAGAGGATAGCCCCGTTCGCGGTAGAAACGAAAGCGGTCCCGGGCGGGAACGCGAACCGAATCATCCTCGACGATGATCTCTGCGAGACGGCTGAAACGGCTGAAGAACGGCGGGGTGGCGTCCGTCACATTGATCAGGAGATCGTGATGGGGCGACGGATCCTCGCTGTAGCCACAGACTACCGGTTCGTCCGGATAGTCGCTGTGCAAGCCATGGGGCACGAAGCTGTCGGCGCGAAACGACCATAGCAACGCATCCAGCTCGCCCGCTTGCTCTTCGCTGGCGCAGTGCAGGTACACCTTGTGGCCCTTGCCCCACGCCTTGTGGGCCAGCCGGCAGGCGTACTCCAGTCGCGCGCTGGGCTGATCGCTGGAGAGAAGATAAAAATCGATTCGGGTCATGATCCTCGCCAACAGATACTCGAAAAGGTGGGGCAAACGGGAACCGGTCAGGCGTGCCTGGTAATCGCCTTTCCGCTTCCCGCCCCCGGTCTTACAGTTGCGCCTGATTCAGCAGGTACTGGGTCAACAAGGGTACCGGACGTCCGGTGGCGCCTTTTTCCTTGCCTCCACTGATCCAGGCGGTACCGGCAATGTCCAGGTGCGCCCAGGGATAAGCCTTGGTGAATCGCGACAGGAAGCAGGCGGCGGTGATGGTGCCAGCCTTGGGCCCGCCGATGTTGGCAATATCGGCGAAGGGGCTGTCGAGCTGTTCCTGATATTCATCAAACAGCGGCAATTGCCAGGCGCGGTCATCCGACTGCTTGCCGGCGTCGAGCAATTGCCCGATCAGCTCGTCGTTATTGCCCAGCAGCCCGGTGGTGTGGCTGCCGAGGGCGACGATGCAGGCGCCGGTGAGGGTGGCGATATCCACGACGCTGGCCGGTTTGAAGCGCTCGGCATAAGTCAGCGCATCGCACAGTACCAGGCGGCCTTCGGCGTCGGTATTGAGCACCTCAATGGTCTGCCCGGACATGCTGGTAACGATGTCGCCCGGCTTGGTCGCGGTGCCGCTGGGCATGTTCTCCGCCGCGGCAATCAGACCCACGATATTGATCGGCAGGCGCATGCTCACTGCAGCCTTGAGCACACCGAACACGGTGGCTGCGCCACACATGTCGTATTTCATTTCGTCCATGCCGGCGCCAGGCTTGAGGCTGATGCCGCCGGTGTCGAAGGTGATGCCCTTGCCAACCAGCACGTGTGGCTGGTCCTTGGCCTTGCCGCCCTGGTAACTGAAACGGATCAGCTTGGCGGGTTCTGCGCTGCCGGCACTGACTGATAGTAGCGAGCCCATGCCCAGCGCTTTCATGTCCTTCTCGTCGAGAATCTCGATATCAAGCTCGGGGTGCTGCTTGCCCAGGACTTTGGCTTCTTTCGCCAGGAAGGTCGGAGTGCAGACGTTGCCGGGCAGGTTGCCCAGTGTGCGGGTCAGGTCGGTGCCGTCGCTGATGGCCTGACCATGGGTAACACCACGGGTCAGCGCGTCGCCATCGGAGTTGTCTGCCGACCAGATCAGAACTTTTTTCAGGCGCGGCTTGGTCGCCTTCTTGCTCTTGAAATGATCGAACTGGTACAGGCTTTCACGTGCGGTTTCGACCAGCAGGCGGGTGCGGCTATAGAGATCACGCTGTTTGACCGGCAGGGTGGCAAAGGTAAACAGGGCGTCGGTAGCGCCCCCATCCTTGAGCACGCCGATGACTT is a window of Pseudomonas sp. gcc21 DNA encoding:
- a CDS encoding DNA polymerase III subunit chi encodes the protein MTRIDFYLLSSDQPSARLEYACRLAHKAWGKGHKVYLHCASEEQAGELDALLWSFRADSFVPHGLHSDYPDEPVVCGYSEDPSPHHDLLINVTDATPPFFSRFSRLAEIIVEDDSVRVPARDRFRFYRERGYPLNSHPIRMAQ
- a CDS encoding leucyl aminopeptidase, whose translation is MEFNVKHGTLETIKTGCVVVAINESGKLSGAAAELDRACGGQISLAVKHGDIGGKPGQTLMLFGLPGISAQRVLLAGYGKDEELNDRSFRKLVQKVIGVLKDGGATDALFTFATLPVKQRDLYSRTRLLVETARESLYQFDHFKSKKATKPRLKKVLIWSADNSDGDALTRGVTHGQAISDGTDLTRTLGNLPGNVCTPTFLAKEAKVLGKQHPELDIEILDEKDMKALGMGSLLSVSAGSAEPAKLIRFSYQGGKAKDQPHVLVGKGITFDTGGISLKPGAGMDEMKYDMCGAATVFGVLKAAVSMRLPINIVGLIAAAENMPSGTATKPGDIVTSMSGQTIEVLNTDAEGRLVLCDALTYAERFKPASVVDIATLTGACIVALGSHTTGLLGNNDELIGQLLDAGKQSDDRAWQLPLFDEYQEQLDSPFADIANIGGPKAGTITAACFLSRFTKAYPWAHLDIAGTAWISGGKEKGATGRPVPLLTQYLLNQAQL